From Amphiprion ocellaris isolate individual 3 ecotype Okinawa chromosome 10, ASM2253959v1, whole genome shotgun sequence, one genomic window encodes:
- the ftr67 gene encoding finTRIM family, member 67, producing MAQAGVVLDRDQFNCSICLDVLRDPVTIPCGHSYCSVCIQNYWDQDDYLGAFVCPQCRQNFNPRPLLSRNTMLADVVEKFKKTGLQEAAAPPNQSFAEADDVECDVCTGRKNKAVRSCLVCLASYCDLHLQPHYDSAAFKKHKLVAASKRLQDNICPRHDKLLEVYCRTDRRCICYLCLTDEHKGHDTVLAEEEIQQKQKQLKDMKQSSQLRIQQREKEAQELRQGIFSLIRSARAAAEESDAVFTELIRSIELKRFEVRELIKAQEKTAVGEAEKLLDKIQKEITELKKNEAELDKLSNSDDPVHFLQTCQSLHAPAVLSASPSVTADPNLTFGPVMTAVSDFKGLLQEVCQGGFVSIYERVRDVVIVSPQSPVVQLNTTHSGDSGSAQQMEAQILIPPLGLDQNPVSPLNPFLPPGPAVPTFAFSPFGSKLSTGSRQRHLQRRAHPRRK from the exons ATGGCTCAGGCCGGCGTGGTTCTGGACAGGGACCAGTTTAACTGCTCCATCTGCCTGGACGTGCTGAGGGACCCGGTGACCATCCCGTGCGGACACAGTTACTGCTCGGTGTGTATCCAGAACTACTGGGACCAGGACGACTACCTCGGAGCGTTCGTCTGCCCGCAGTGTCGCCAGAACTTCAACCCGAGGCCACTGCTGTCCAGGAACACCATGCTAGCCGACGTGGTGGAGAAGTTTAAAAAGACGGGACTCCAGGAGGCCGCAGCGCCTCCCAACCAAAGTTTCGCCGAAGCCGACGACGTAGAGTGCGACGTGTGCACCGGGAGGAAGAACAAGGCTGTCCGCTCCTGTCTGGTGTGTCTGGCCTCCTACTGCGACCTCCACCTCCAGCCTCACTACGACTCCGCCGCCTTCAAGAAGCACAAGCTGGTGGCGGCCTCCAAGCGGCTCCAGGATAACATCTGCCCCCGACACGACAAGCTGCTGGAGGTCTACTGCCGCACCGACAGACGCTGCATCTGCTACCTGTGTCTGACAGACGAACACAAGGGCCACGACACGGTGCTGGCGGAGGAAGAAATCCAGCAGAAACAG AAGCAGCTCAAAGACATGAAGCAGAGTTCCCAGCTGAGGATTCAACAACGAGAAAAGGAGGCGCAGGAGCTGAGACAAGGCATTTTCTCTCTCATC CGTTCGGCTCGAGCAGCAGCTGAGGAGAGCGACGCCGTCTTTACTGAACTGATTCGGTCGATAGAGCTGAAGCGTTTTGAGGTGAGAGAGCTGATCAAAGCCCAAGAGAAGACGGCCGTCGGTGAggctgagaagctgctggataAGATCCAGAAGGAGatcactgagctgaagaagaaCGAGGCTGAACTAGACAAACTTTCCAACAGCGATGACCCCGTGCATTTCCTTCAG aCCTGTCAGTCTCTCCATGCTCCAGCCGTGCTGTCGGCTTCACCTTCAGTCACGGCTGACCCCAACCTCACCTTCGGCCCGGTGATGACAGCAGTGTCAGATTTTAAGGGACTGCTTCAGGAGGTCTGTCAGGGAGGATTTGTCAGCATTTATGAAAGAG tGAGAGACGTAGTAATTGTAAGTCCTCAGAGTCCTGTGGTTCAGCTCAACACAACACACTCTGGAGACTCTGGGTCGGCCCAACAAATGGAAGCACAAATAC TAATCCCTCCTCTTGGTCTGGACCAAAATCCTGTGAGCCCCCTCAACCCGTTCCTCCCTCCAGGACCTGCTGTGCCCACGTTTGCCTTCTCACCATTTG GCTCTAAACTCTCCACAGGATCCAGACAGAGGCATCTTCAGCGACGTGCTCACCCCAGGAGGAAATAG